From Parasphaerochaeta coccoides DSM 17374, a single genomic window includes:
- the casB gene encoding type I-E CRISPR-associated protein Cse2/CasB yields the protein MGNDAFLSMISHAKTSKNKRLLAKLKKADHEETEFLCWDILVHWVDLEKTVQRRAYGLIAAGFAKSKDEGDGSLGLGDSLYQSFASTNKGGEPDTSSEAARLSRILSCSSALELIDVLRPIINLLISRSITLSFKQLLSDILSFDNEERRQKIRVHWAQQFYGKHKGKDNGEEQI from the coding sequence CTCACATGCGAAAACATCTAAGAATAAAAGGCTGCTAGCCAAATTGAAGAAAGCAGATCATGAAGAAACCGAGTTTCTATGCTGGGATATTCTTGTCCATTGGGTTGATTTAGAAAAGACTGTACAGCGTCGCGCATATGGATTGATTGCCGCAGGCTTTGCCAAGAGCAAGGATGAAGGTGACGGTTCTCTTGGATTGGGAGATTCTCTTTATCAATCTTTTGCCTCCACCAACAAAGGCGGAGAGCCTGACACTTCTTCAGAAGCTGCCAGACTTAGCAGAATATTGTCTTGTTCCTCGGCCCTAGAATTGATTGATGTTCTTCGTCCAATAATCAATCTCCTCATATCTCGTTCAATCACGTTGTCATTCAAGCAACTTCTTTCCGACATCCTTTCTTTTGACAATGAGGAACGACGGCAAAAAATCAGAGTACATTGGGCACAACAATTCTACGGGAAACATAAGGGTAAAGACAACGGAGAAGAACAAATATGA